The following are from one region of the Trichoplusia ni isolate ovarian cell line Hi5 chromosome 1, tn1, whole genome shotgun sequence genome:
- the LOC113508859 gene encoding superoxide dismutase [Mn], mitochondrial, with amino-acid sequence MFATRRIGTVIVGAARQKHTLPELPYEYSALEPVVSREIMSLHHSKHHATYINNLNAAEEKLAQAQTKGDISTVISLAPALRFNGGGHINHTIFWQNLSPNGGKPSAKLTQAVEKDFGSWDNMKNQLAASSVAVQGSGWGWLGYNKQTKKLQIATCQNQDPLQATTGLIPLFGIDVWEHAYYLQYKNVRADYVKAIFDVANWNDVSSRYEKAL; translated from the exons atgtttgctacACGCAGGATTGGAACCGTTAT TGTGGGAGCCGCACGTCAGAAGCACACTCTTCCAGAGCTGCCGTATGAATACAGTGCCTTGGAGCCGGTGGTCAGCCGGGAGATCATGAGCTTGCACCACAGCAAGCACCATGCTACCTACATCAACAACTTGAATGCCGCCGAGGAGAAACTGGCTCAAGCTCAGACTAAAG GTGACATCAGCACAGTCATCAGTCTGGCACCAGCCCTCAGGTTCAATGGAGGTGGTCACATCAACCACACCATTTTCTGGCAGAACCTCTCACCAAACGGTGGGAAACCATCCGCCAAACTCACCCAGGCTgttgaaaa GGACTTTGGTTCATGGGACAATATGAAGAACCAGCTGGCGGCGTCGTCAGTCGCCGTGCAGGGCTCCGGCTGGGGCTGGCTCGGTTACAACAAACAGACCAAGAAGCTGCAGATTGCCACTTGCCAGAACCAGGACCCGCTCCAAGCTACCACTG GTCTGATTCCCCTGTTCGGCATTGACGTTTGGGAGCACGCCTACTACCTGCAATACAAAAACGTACGAGCTGACTACGTGAAGGCCATATTCGATGTCGCCAACTGGAATGATGTCTCTTCGAGATACGAGAAGGCTCTGTAG
- the LOC113508829 gene encoding mitochondrial carrier protein Rim2 isoform X2 encodes MSQKDTAIHLVAGGVAGTAGAVVTCPLEVVKTRLQSSKGVGISPPSQPPPSDNASNARKICSKIPKHQVQQCARAGQARPPSRMSLIQCIRHIVQTEGPKALFKGLGPNIVGVAPSRAIYFCTYSQAKAILNQNISPDTPIVHLSAASAAGFVSCTMTNPIWFVKTRLQLDGQNVTALQCIKRIYAKTGIRGFYKGITASYMGISETVVHFVLYEGVKARLMAARSVDGVPSDHRSPRDFLEFMGAGAFSKTVASCIAYPHEVARTRLREEGDKYRKFWQTLHTVLKEEGYRGVYRGLGTQLVRQIPNTAIMMSTYEAVVYLLTSHFNSSFYENT; translated from the exons ATGTCTCAGAAGGATACAGCGATACATTTGGTTGCCGGAGG AGTTGCTGGTACTGCTGGGGCTGTTGTGACATGTCCATTAGAAGTAGTAAAGACACGTCTGCAGTCTTCAAAGGGCGTTGGAATATCACCGCCGTCCCAACCACCTCCGTCTGACAATGCTAGCAATGCAAGGAAGATCTGCTCTAAGATTCCTAAACATCAG GTACAGCAGTGCGCGCGGGCGGGACAAGCCCGGCCCCCGTCCAGGATGAGCCTTATACAGTGCATTAG ACATATAGTACAGACTGAAGGCCCTAAAGCGCTATTCAAAGGGTTAGGACCCAACATTGTGGGCGTAGCGCCGTCCAGGGCCATATACTTCTGCACATATTCGCAAGCAAAGGCGATATTGAATCAAAACATATCGCCGGATACACCGATCGTGCACCTATCCGCAGCCAGTGCTGCAG GGTTTGTGTCTTGTACGATGACAAATCCTATTTGGTTTGTTAAGACACGATTGCAGTTGGATGGGCAAAATGTGACAGCACTACAATGTATAAAGAGGATATATGCTAAAACG GGTATAAGGGGGTTCTATAAAGGCATAACAGCTTCGTATATGGGGATCAGTGAGACTGTAGTCCACTTCGTTCTGTACGAGGGTGTGAAGGCCCGTCTGATGGCAGCCAGGAGTGTGGACGGTGTGCCCAGCGACCACCGCTCCCCGAGGGACTTCCTCGAGTTCATGGGAGCTGGCGCCTTCTCTAAGACGGTCGCTTCGTGTATTGCTTATCCACATG AGGTGGCAAGAACGCGTCTTAGAGAGGAGGGCGACAAATACCGTAAATTCTGGCAAACGCTTCACACAGTGTTGAAGGAGGAGGGATACAGAGGAGTCTATAG GGGACTGGGCACACAGCTGGTGCGTCAGATACCTAACACGGCGATCATGATGTCGACGTATGAGGCCGTGGTGTACCTCCTCACATCACACTTTAATAGTTCCTTCTATGAGAACACCTAG
- the LOC113508829 gene encoding mitochondrial carrier protein Rim2 isoform X1 — MSQKDTAIHLVAGGVAGTAGAVVTCPLEVVKTRLQSSKGVGISPPSQPPPSDNASNARKICSKIPKHQEAKWGYRRTMGAMFAYSKQADRMLMSYNCQVQQCARAGQARPPSRMSLIQCIRHIVQTEGPKALFKGLGPNIVGVAPSRAIYFCTYSQAKAILNQNISPDTPIVHLSAASAAGFVSCTMTNPIWFVKTRLQLDGQNVTALQCIKRIYAKTGIRGFYKGITASYMGISETVVHFVLYEGVKARLMAARSVDGVPSDHRSPRDFLEFMGAGAFSKTVASCIAYPHEVARTRLREEGDKYRKFWQTLHTVLKEEGYRGVYRGLGTQLVRQIPNTAIMMSTYEAVVYLLTSHFNSSFYENT; from the exons ATGTCTCAGAAGGATACAGCGATACATTTGGTTGCCGGAGG AGTTGCTGGTACTGCTGGGGCTGTTGTGACATGTCCATTAGAAGTAGTAAAGACACGTCTGCAGTCTTCAAAGGGCGTTGGAATATCACCGCCGTCCCAACCACCTCCGTCTGACAATGCTAGCAATGCAAGGAAGATCTGCTCTAAGATTCCTAAACATCAG GAGGCCAAATGGGGCTACAGACGTACGATGGGCGCGATGTTCGCATACAGCAAGCAAGCAGATCGTATGCTGATGTCGTACAATTGTCAGGTACAGCAGTGCGCGCGGGCGGGACAAGCCCGGCCCCCGTCCAGGATGAGCCTTATACAGTGCATTAG ACATATAGTACAGACTGAAGGCCCTAAAGCGCTATTCAAAGGGTTAGGACCCAACATTGTGGGCGTAGCGCCGTCCAGGGCCATATACTTCTGCACATATTCGCAAGCAAAGGCGATATTGAATCAAAACATATCGCCGGATACACCGATCGTGCACCTATCCGCAGCCAGTGCTGCAG GGTTTGTGTCTTGTACGATGACAAATCCTATTTGGTTTGTTAAGACACGATTGCAGTTGGATGGGCAAAATGTGACAGCACTACAATGTATAAAGAGGATATATGCTAAAACG GGTATAAGGGGGTTCTATAAAGGCATAACAGCTTCGTATATGGGGATCAGTGAGACTGTAGTCCACTTCGTTCTGTACGAGGGTGTGAAGGCCCGTCTGATGGCAGCCAGGAGTGTGGACGGTGTGCCCAGCGACCACCGCTCCCCGAGGGACTTCCTCGAGTTCATGGGAGCTGGCGCCTTCTCTAAGACGGTCGCTTCGTGTATTGCTTATCCACATG AGGTGGCAAGAACGCGTCTTAGAGAGGAGGGCGACAAATACCGTAAATTCTGGCAAACGCTTCACACAGTGTTGAAGGAGGAGGGATACAGAGGAGTCTATAG GGGACTGGGCACACAGCTGGTGCGTCAGATACCTAACACGGCGATCATGATGTCGACGTATGAGGCCGTGGTGTACCTCCTCACATCACACTTTAATAGTTCCTTCTATGAGAACACCTAG
- the LOC113508866 gene encoding tail-anchored protein insertion receptor WRB-like — translation MLEVINGFLLVYFVVLCSLSLLVPQLVKPISACFGKPSHEERSVWDEVVKLKAEQKSISMKDEFAAYSKLQRKINKLENQLKDNSQTRIGKNLAVKGTLQLVLHAVVGLMTLVSVIWFRREPIVALKGDLFPLTTMLRYPSDMPNAISTHMWVLISSVSIRILLKPIVP, via the exons ATGTTGGAGGTTATAAATGGATTCCTCTTGGtctattttgttgttttgtgttcACTCAGTTTACTTGTTCCGCAATTAGTAAAACCT ATATCAGCGTGTTTTGGTAAGCCTTCGCACGAAGAGCGGTCGGTGTGGGATGAGGTTGTGAAACTTAAAGCTGAACAGAAGAGCATATCTATGAAAGATGAATTCGCTGCGTACTCAAAGTTGCAGCGAAAGATAAACAAACTGGAGAATCAACTGAAGGATAATTCACAAACGCGCATTGGGAAGAATTTGGCTGTTAAAGGTACTCTTCAGTTGGTCCTGCATGCAGTTGTAGGTTTAATGACTCTCGTTTCTGTAATATGGTTCAGGCGCGAGCCTATTGTAGCTCTCAAAGGAGATCTGTTCCCCCTCACCACAATGCTAAGGTACCCCAGTGACATGCCAAATGCAATCTCCACTCATATGTGGGTGTTAATATCTAGTGTATCTATCAGAATTCTTTTAAAACCTATTGTaccataa